One segment of Triticum aestivum cultivar Chinese Spring chromosome 2A, IWGSC CS RefSeq v2.1, whole genome shotgun sequence DNA contains the following:
- the LOC123187832 gene encoding uncharacterized protein, with the protein MASTADLRSVCSSCSVFHSSVHRLGTVQPEKMESYANGAKFDCLLFDMDDTLYPLSLGINLACRKNIQDYMLNKLQIEESQVPKMCLDLYREYGTTMAGLKLMGYDFDYDEFHASVHGKLPYEKLKPDPVLRSLLLSMPQRKIIFTNSDEAHAATVLEKMGLEGCFEGIICFETLNQKNPGDTSAGDGSGKRVLCKPSLESMEAVVEIAKLDPKKTVFFDDSPRNIASGKAAGFHTVIVGSSALVAGADVALESIHNIREALPELWEAGGDHAVDIRSAAVAETTVLA; encoded by the exons ATGGCATCCACTGCTGATCTGCGTAGCGTGTGCAGCTCCTGCTCTGTCTTCCACTCTTCCGTTCATCGTCTAG GCACTGTCCAGCCTGAGAAGATGGAGTCCTACGCCAACGGGGCCAAATTTGATTGCCTGCTGTTTG ACATGGATGACACCCTCTACCCACTGAGCTTAGGAATCAACTTAGCCTGCCGCAAGAACATCCAAG ACTACATGCTGAACAAGCTTCAGATCGAGGAGAGCCAGGTCCCCAAGATGTGCCTGGATCTGTACAGAGAATACGGAACCACAATGGCCGGTCTGAAA CTTATGGGCTACGATTTCGACTATGATGAGTTCCACGCCAGCGTGCACGGTAAGTTGCCATACGAGAAGCTGAAGCCGGACCCTGTCCTGAGGAGCCTGCTGCTTTCGATGCCACAGAGGAAAATC ATATTCACCAACTCTGACGAGGCTCACGCGGCGACCGTCCTGGAGAAGATGGGGCTGGAGGGATGCTTCGAGGGGATCATATGCTTCGAGACCCTGAACCAGAAGAACCCAGGCGACACGAGCGCCGGCGATGGCTCCGGCAAGAGGGTCCTGTGCAAGCCGTCCCTGGAGTCCATGGAAGCCGTGGTGGAGATCGCCAAGCTCGACCCCAAGAAGACA GTGTTCTTCGACGACAGCCCGCGCAACATCGCCTCGGGGAAAGCGGCAGGCTTCCATACCGTCATC GTTGGGAGCTCGGCGCTCGTGGCCGGGGCGGACGTGGCGCTGGAGAGCATCCACAACATCAGGGAGGCGCTGccggagctctgggaggcgggCGGCGACCACGCCGTCGACATCCGGTCCGCCGCCGTCGCGGAGACCACGGTGCTCGCGTGA
- the LOC123187833 gene encoding uncharacterized protein — protein sequence MGRGRGGRNRKPRNSATFRLCPRPGAADPSDRVLVRVDGNQYHVPGLDDDDDACYFEGALGDDGAEPSSSPSGAALPDHVRRAILELGLPDDGYNYLAHIREIRPSYSSTGGGGSSAVFLPTRRAARCGLPLSVKAYDARGVDVGLDNVAAAGALIPVEEAIDPDITDLLEESEVPPETSEDENEDEESEVPPGIVEDDNEESEGPSETSENEDSELEDDFVIIANQPEQEDQMDLEDDFVILANQPDGEEQMDMMGGRLARGSFAAALWAC from the exons ATGGGCAGAGGCCGAGGAGGCCGCAACCGCAAGCCCCGCAACTCCGCCACCTTCCGCCTCTGCCCGCGCCCCGGCGCCGCCGACCCCTCCGACCGCGTCCTCGTCCGCGTCGACGGCAACCAGTACCACGTCCCCggcctcgacgacgacgacgacgcctgcTACTTCGAGGGCGCCTTAGGGGACGACGGCGCCGAGCCCTCGTCCTCCCCATCTGGGGCCGCCCTCCCCGACCACGTCCGCCGCGCGATCCTCGAGCTCGGCCTCCCCGACGACGGCTACAACTACCTCGCCCACATCCGCGAGATCCGCCCCTCATACTCCTCCACCGGGGGCGGGGGCTCGTCCGCCGTGTTCCTCCCCACCCGCCGCGCCGCGCGCTGCGGCCTCCCGCTGAGCGTCAAG GCATACGACGCGCGTGGTGTTGATGTTGGTCTGGACAATGTCGCCGCAGCGGGAGCGCTGATTCCAGTGGAGGAGGCTATCGACCCGGATATCACCGACCTGCTTGAGGAGAGCGAGGTGCCACCGGAGACCTCGGAGGATGAGAATGAGGATGAGGAGAGCGAGGTGCCACCGGGGATCGTGGAAGATGACAATGAGGAGAGTGAGGGGCCATCGGAGACCTCGGAGAATGAGGATTCAGAGCTGGAGGACGATTTTGTTATCATTGCAAATCAGCCTGAGCAGGAAGACCAGATGGATCTTGAGGATGATTTTGTTATCCTTGCAAACCAGCCTGACGGCGAAGAGCAGATGGACATGATGGGCGGTAGGTTGGCGCGAGGCAGTTTCGCAGCTGCCTTATGGGCATGTTAA